One part of the Bacteroidales bacterium genome encodes these proteins:
- a CDS encoding ROK family transcriptional regulator gives MPELSLQIAEDKHKLALKLIRDYGELSGAQIARLTGLQPSTVVYILRRLHNSGFIEYSRTGDSTKRGGKRPVLWKISGSFAYVLGMEVLVDKIRYVLTDFSGKIVARREVPYENYLKNDHVSEAILDNIKEVIEKNSLETKNILGIGIGITGLIDNTEAVVQYSSNLRLRDLPLKDVIEEKVNIPVYLINDANAGALGVKWYSRNNESLPPNIVYVNYNQVSDYLGLGIIINNMLYSGAAGTAGEVFDPLPDLTDAGKRAMQRVNSDSPLKQWLRSGKHIPLSDVFNYTRRGDPIAREMVDTIIQFLAYQLMLINGFINPDLIVLGGDIAIGQNLIVNPLMDEFKQRNREFLEIDYNIPQILFSEYGNYSVAMGANAVIIRKVLG, from the coding sequence ATGCCGGAGTTGTCACTGCAAATAGCTGAAGACAAGCATAAGCTGGCCTTAAAACTAATCAGGGATTATGGTGAGCTTTCGGGTGCCCAGATAGCAAGATTGACTGGTCTTCAGCCTTCTACTGTGGTGTATATACTTCGTCGACTCCATAACTCAGGTTTCATTGAATATAGCCGAACAGGTGATTCAACAAAGCGTGGAGGGAAAAGGCCGGTTTTATGGAAGATCAGTGGGTCTTTTGCATACGTTTTGGGTATGGAAGTTTTGGTGGATAAAATCAGGTATGTTCTGACAGATTTTTCAGGAAAGATTGTTGCCCGCCGGGAAGTCCCCTATGAGAATTATCTGAAAAATGATCACGTCTCTGAAGCCATCCTGGACAACATAAAAGAAGTTATAGAGAAAAATTCCCTGGAGACCAAAAACATACTGGGGATTGGCATTGGCATTACCGGGCTTATAGATAATACGGAAGCCGTTGTTCAGTATTCCTCCAACCTTCGGTTAAGGGATTTGCCGTTAAAGGATGTCATTGAGGAAAAGGTCAATATTCCGGTATATTTGATTAATGATGCCAATGCCGGTGCCTTGGGAGTTAAGTGGTATTCACGGAATAATGAGTCCCTCCCTCCGAATATCGTGTATGTCAACTATAACCAGGTTTCGGATTATTTAGGCCTGGGTATTATCATCAACAATATGTTGTATTCCGGAGCTGCCGGTACTGCAGGAGAAGTATTTGATCCGCTGCCCGACCTTACGGATGCCGGGAAGCGTGCGATGCAAAGGGTTAATTCTGACAGCCCACTAAAACAATGGCTCAGATCGGGGAAACATATTCCGTTGTCAGATGTTTTTAATTATACAAGGAGAGGCGATCCCATTGCCCGGGAGATGGTTGATACCATTATACAATTCCTGGCATATCAGCTAATGCTTATCAATGGGTTCATTAATCCCGATCTGATCGTTTTGGGGGGTGACATAGCCATTGGACAGAATCTTATTGTTAATCCCTTGATGGATGAGTTCAAACAACGAAACAGGGAATTCCTGGAGATTGACTATAATATTCCACAGATCCTGTTTTCCGAATATGGAAACTATTCTGTTGCGATGGGTGCCAATGCAGTTATTATCAGAAAGGTACTGGGATAA
- a CDS encoding dicarboxylate/amino acid:cation symporter, which translates to MKLRNIPLWVKIISGMVLGILWGLAAVYLGLKEFTLDWIKPFGTIFLDLLKLIAVPLIFVSLVKGISSLTDISRLSRMGLKTIGLYLVSTLIATTLGLGLVNTLEPGDTFPKEKQEELQQRYELDIEEKEITAEQVQEQSPLQFLVDMVPENIVNAASNNRNMLQIIFFAILFAIAMVLIPEERIKTVKDFFDGINEIILKIIDFIMKFAPYGVFALLAALIVEFSGDADLFVALANYAGTVVIGLFFIILIVYPFFIRILAGIKYKDFFRAIFPAQMFAFTTSSSAATLPVTLRQTQNELGVSKTVANFVLPIGVTINMDGTSCYQAIAAVFIAQVFGLDLNITQQVTIVLTATLSSIGTPGVPGGSIIMLVIVLSSVGLPAAGLALILGIDRPLDMLRTVVNITGDSTISTIVSKSEGDLNYPVKKEQPA; encoded by the coding sequence ATGAAGCTAAGAAACATTCCGCTCTGGGTCAAGATCATTTCAGGAATGGTTTTAGGGATACTTTGGGGATTAGCTGCCGTATACCTTGGACTTAAGGAATTCACCCTTGACTGGATCAAACCATTTGGAACCATCTTTCTGGATCTACTCAAACTCATAGCTGTTCCGCTCATCTTCGTTTCATTGGTTAAAGGGATCTCAAGTCTTACGGATATTTCCAGGTTATCCAGGATGGGACTGAAAACCATTGGTCTCTATCTGGTATCCACACTCATTGCCACAACATTGGGACTTGGTCTGGTTAACACCCTCGAACCGGGTGACACATTCCCAAAGGAAAAGCAGGAGGAGTTACAGCAGCGTTATGAATTAGATATTGAGGAAAAAGAGATCACGGCGGAGCAGGTACAAGAGCAGTCGCCCCTTCAGTTTCTTGTGGATATGGTACCGGAAAATATTGTGAATGCAGCCTCGAATAACCGCAATATGCTACAGATCATCTTTTTTGCCATTCTTTTTGCAATAGCGATGGTCTTAATTCCCGAAGAACGGATCAAAACCGTCAAAGACTTTTTTGACGGCATCAACGAAATCATTTTGAAGATCATTGACTTCATCATGAAATTTGCACCCTACGGAGTATTCGCCTTACTGGCAGCCCTCATCGTAGAATTTTCAGGAGACGCGGATTTATTCGTGGCACTGGCCAATTATGCCGGTACGGTTGTGATAGGACTTTTCTTTATTATACTGATAGTTTATCCCTTTTTTATACGGATTTTGGCTGGGATCAAATACAAAGACTTTTTCCGGGCCATCTTCCCGGCACAGATGTTTGCCTTCACCACCAGCAGCAGTGCTGCCACGCTACCTGTCACACTCCGCCAAACCCAAAATGAGCTGGGTGTTTCCAAAACCGTTGCAAATTTTGTCCTTCCTATTGGGGTAACGATCAATATGGACGGTACCTCATGTTATCAGGCCATTGCAGCAGTATTTATCGCACAGGTATTCGGGCTGGATCTTAATATAACCCAACAGGTAACCATTGTACTCACAGCCACCCTTTCTTCCATTGGCACGCCAGGGGTGCCCGGGGGGAGTATCATTATGCTGGTCATTGTGCTCTCCAGTGTAGGTCTGCCGGCAGCCGGCCTGGCGCTGATCCTTGGTATAGACAGACCCCTGGACATGTTGAGAACGGTTGTCAACATTACCGGTGACTCTACCATTTCAACCATTGTATCAAAGAGTGAAGGAGATTTGAATTATCCGGTGAAGAAGGAGCAGCCGGCTTAG